One Thalassotalea hakodatensis DNA segment encodes these proteins:
- a CDS encoding HDOD domain-containing protein — MKIFEDNELLSPIYQKAIALTIGKEYVEREHNATSVIAKQNSEQQNRRRELLAVEEQANKNRLIEEHGKSHFKHQMMSKFFTRVNTQVNSAFDQKESLYTNLLQIEDAAPAIMEILAVKAASVKRISPLVTSLPWLADELIKLVNKPQYRKRADVQVSDANLALTYIGLENLKLVMPTFMLKHWLPTSTSPFGAMKRKLWNDSLTIALAAQTLAKFHKLDAFTAFSAAMFSNIGLLAVTRSYIQTYNDLHKEEVKKAFDNKDKRLHDVLVEFDLSPELMHQQLTTRSAAVSADLVELMRFDRLMITEPIFDLAYTNDLQTMTPIAQLIVKAKAYVMYRNLAGDEMISTEQAKTLLTSVQLTKAEIALLKKSDIDHIKLTFDHT; from the coding sequence ATGAAAATATTTGAAGATAACGAACTCCTTTCACCGATATACCAAAAAGCAATTGCACTAACTATAGGGAAGGAATATGTCGAGCGTGAGCATAATGCAACTTCGGTTATTGCCAAACAGAACAGTGAACAACAAAATCGAAGAAGAGAGTTATTAGCCGTAGAAGAACAAGCAAATAAAAATAGGCTCATTGAAGAGCACGGTAAAAGTCATTTTAAACATCAAATGATGAGCAAATTCTTTACCCGAGTGAATACGCAGGTAAACAGTGCCTTCGATCAAAAAGAAAGCCTATATACCAATTTATTACAGATAGAAGATGCGGCTCCTGCCATCATGGAAATTTTAGCCGTAAAAGCTGCATCGGTGAAACGGATATCTCCTCTTGTAACATCACTGCCTTGGCTTGCTGATGAACTTATCAAACTCGTCAATAAACCACAGTACAGAAAGCGCGCAGATGTTCAAGTGAGCGATGCTAATTTAGCCTTAACGTACATCGGTTTAGAAAACCTAAAACTAGTCATGCCCACGTTTATGTTAAAACATTGGTTACCGACAAGTACCTCCCCTTTTGGTGCAATGAAAAGAAAACTATGGAACGATTCACTCACCATCGCTCTTGCTGCACAAACACTCGCAAAGTTCCATAAGTTAGACGCTTTTACTGCCTTTTCTGCAGCCATGTTTAGTAACATAGGTTTACTTGCTGTTACGCGAAGTTATATTCAAACCTACAATGATTTACACAAAGAAGAAGTAAAAAAAGCGTTTGATAATAAAGATAAACGTTTACATGATGTATTAGTTGAATTTGATTTATCACCTGAATTAATGCATCAACAACTGACCACAAGAAGTGCGGCAGTTAGTGCTGATCTAGTGGAATTAATGCGCTTTGACCGTTTAATGATCACTGAACCTATTTTTGATCTTGCCTATACCAATGACTTACAGACAATGACACCCATCGCACAACTTATTGTTAAAGCCAAGGCCTATGTGATGTACCGAAATTTAGCAGGCGATGAAATGATCTCTACAGAACAAGCGAAAACATTACTCACTAGCGTACAGTTGACTAAAGCAGAAATAGCACTATTGAAAAAGTCAGATATTGATCATATTAAGCTGACATTTGATCACACCTAA
- a CDS encoding aspartate aminotransferase family protein, with translation MSNHQPVSRELFDEVMVPNYSPSAVIPVRGEGSRVWDQQGKEYIDFAGGIAVNCLGHCHPALVGALKEQGEKLWHLSNVMTNEPALRLAKKLVDNTFAEKVYFANSGAESNEAALKLARRWALEVHGDHKTQIIAFKQGFHGRTFFTVTVGGQAAYSDGFGPKPGDVVHAEYNNLESVKALISEKTCAIVMEPLQGEGGIISPTDEFVKGVRELCNQHNALLVFDEVQTGVGRTGDLYAYMGLGVTPDILTTAKALGGGFPIGAMLTTTEIAKHLKIGTHGSTYGGNPLACAVAEAAFDTVKDSAVLAGVSQKAAIYNEGLNAINDKYHVFKEIRGKGLLIGGVLSDNYQGKAKDFLIAAMEEGVMTLVAGASVVRFAPSLVIPDEDIQEGLARFERAVAKVVNA, from the coding sequence ATGAGTAATCACCAACCGGTTAGCCGTGAATTATTTGATGAAGTTATGGTACCTAATTATTCTCCATCAGCAGTAATTCCTGTACGAGGCGAAGGTTCTCGCGTTTGGGATCAACAAGGCAAAGAATATATCGATTTTGCCGGCGGCATCGCAGTTAACTGTTTAGGACATTGTCATCCAGCACTAGTAGGCGCTTTAAAAGAACAAGGTGAAAAACTTTGGCACCTTTCAAACGTAATGACCAACGAGCCTGCTCTACGCCTCGCTAAAAAACTTGTCGACAATACATTTGCTGAAAAAGTATATTTCGCAAATTCTGGCGCAGAATCTAACGAAGCAGCTTTAAAACTTGCGCGCCGTTGGGCACTTGAAGTGCATGGCGATCACAAAACACAAATTATCGCGTTTAAGCAAGGCTTTCATGGCCGAACATTTTTTACCGTAACCGTTGGCGGTCAAGCTGCATACTCAGACGGTTTTGGCCCAAAACCAGGTGATGTAGTACATGCTGAATATAACAACTTAGAAAGTGTTAAAGCACTAATTTCAGAAAAAACCTGTGCTATCGTGATGGAACCTTTGCAGGGTGAAGGCGGCATTATTTCACCAACAGACGAATTTGTGAAAGGTGTACGTGAATTATGTAATCAACACAATGCATTATTAGTGTTTGATGAAGTGCAAACCGGTGTTGGCAGAACAGGCGACTTATACGCATATATGGGCCTTGGCGTAACACCTGATATTTTAACCACAGCCAAAGCACTTGGCGGTGGCTTTCCAATTGGTGCAATGCTTACTACTACTGAAATAGCAAAGCACTTAAAAATAGGTACACACGGTAGTACATATGGCGGTAACCCGTTAGCATGTGCTGTTGCTGAAGCAGCGTTCGATACTGTGAAAGATTCAGCAGTACTTGCTGGCGTAAGTCAAAAAGCCGCTATCTATAACGAAGGCTTAAATGCCATCAATGATAAATACCATGTATTCAAAGAAATTCGCGGAAAAGGTTTGTTAATTGGTGGTGTATTGTCAGATAACTACCAAGGTAAAGCAAAGGATTTTCTTATTGCTGCGATGGAAGAAGGCGTAATGACTCTTGTCGCGGGCGCCAGTGTCGTTCGTTTCGCACCTTCATTAGTGATTCCTGATGAAGATATCCAAGAAGGCTTAGCTCGATTTGAGCGTGCTGTAGCAAAAGTCGTTAACGCATAG
- the astA gene encoding arginine N-succinyltransferase — protein MIIIRPIRHNDYDALHKIAVESGHGFTSLPVNEELLSQRIAHSEASFHREVSSPGNEGYLFVMEDTDTGEVVGTSGIEAAVGLDDAFYHYHVGKVVHSSRELNVYNTVDTLSLCNDYTGATEICTLFLSESHRKNSNGRFLSRMRFLFIAEHLERFSDTVIAEMRGVSDDEGRSPFWNWLEEHFFSMDFPTADYLTGIGKKEFIAELMPKYPIYVNLLSKEAQQVIDKVHDKTVPALRLLEAEGFSRRGYVDIFDAGPTVEAKTRDIRSVNESLRCQVIVGDVDSNDNYILCNNKIADFRAVQAPILMRETAHQAVITPQVAESLHVSDGDWIRVIKN, from the coding sequence ATGATCATTATTCGCCCTATTCGACATAACGACTACGATGCACTGCATAAAATTGCCGTAGAGTCAGGTCATGGTTTTACCTCATTACCTGTCAATGAAGAACTACTTTCACAGCGTATCGCGCATTCTGAAGCTTCTTTCCACCGTGAAGTGTCATCCCCTGGCAATGAAGGCTACCTTTTTGTCATGGAAGATACCGACACTGGAGAAGTTGTCGGCACAAGTGGTATTGAAGCAGCTGTTGGTCTAGATGATGCTTTTTATCATTATCATGTTGGTAAAGTGGTTCATAGCTCTAGAGAGCTGAATGTATATAACACGGTTGACACCTTATCGCTTTGTAATGACTACACGGGGGCAACTGAAATATGCACCCTATTCTTATCAGAAAGTCATCGAAAAAATAGCAATGGCCGTTTTTTGTCGCGAATGCGATTTCTGTTTATCGCAGAACACTTAGAGCGCTTTTCAGATACCGTTATCGCTGAAATGCGCGGCGTTTCTGATGATGAAGGCCGTTCCCCTTTTTGGAATTGGTTAGAAGAGCACTTCTTTTCAATGGATTTCCCAACCGCTGATTATTTAACAGGCATTGGGAAGAAAGAGTTTATTGCTGAATTAATGCCTAAATATCCTATTTATGTCAATTTACTCAGTAAAGAAGCGCAACAAGTTATCGATAAAGTACACGATAAAACAGTACCAGCATTAAGATTACTTGAAGCAGAAGGTTTTAGCCGACGTGGCTACGTTGATATTTTCGATGCCGGTCCTACCGTTGAAGCTAAAACGAGAGATATACGTTCAGTTAATGAAAGTCTGCGCTGCCAAGTTATCGTTGGTGATGTTGATAGCAATGATAACTATATTTTATGTAACAACAAAATTGCTGATTTTAGGGCTGTACAAGCACCGATATTAATGCGTGAAACCGCTCATCAAGCAGTAATTACTCCACAAGTAGCTGAAAGCTTACATGTTTCGGATGGTGACTGGATCAGAGTGATAAAAAATTAA
- the astD gene encoding succinylglutamate-semialdehyde dehydrogenase translates to MTHPIQFINGQWLEGQGSAFNSVNPANNTEIWQGNAASEQQVEQAIKAARNAFTPWSSQSVESRIALTEKFAQLLTDNKETLATTIAQETGKPLWETRTEVGAMVGKIAISVKAYHDRTGTVENPMPGAKAFIRHKPHGVVAVFGPYNFPGHLPNGHIVPALIAGNTIVFKPSELTPLTAEVTLKLWQEAGLPEGVLNMVQGEVSTGKALANHPQIDGLFFTGSSTTGKLLHEQFGGLPGKILALEMGGNNPLIIKDVKNTDAVVHDILQSAFISAGQRCTCARRLFIQSGEQGDTILAKLIESTKAISVGYYDDEQQPFIGSMISEKAALGLVSAQDKLIKLGAKSLVELTHKKAGTGFVTPGILDVTGIDIPDEEHFGPLLKVYRYTDFDAAIDEGNNTAFGLSAGLLADNEADYQHFFSRIRAGIVNWNKPITGASSAAPFGGIGDSGNHRASAYYAADYCAYPVASVEANAVSLPENLSPGLTIK, encoded by the coding sequence ATGACGCACCCAATACAATTTATCAATGGCCAATGGCTAGAAGGACAAGGCTCAGCCTTTAACTCTGTTAACCCTGCAAACAACACTGAAATATGGCAAGGGAATGCGGCAAGTGAGCAACAAGTTGAACAAGCTATCAAAGCAGCACGCAATGCATTTACTCCATGGTCCTCTCAATCGGTAGAGTCACGTATTGCCTTAACTGAAAAATTTGCTCAGTTATTGACTGATAACAAAGAAACATTAGCAACAACTATCGCACAAGAAACAGGAAAGCCACTTTGGGAAACCAGAACCGAAGTGGGTGCAATGGTCGGTAAAATTGCCATTTCAGTTAAAGCGTATCATGACAGAACAGGGACCGTTGAAAACCCAATGCCTGGTGCAAAAGCATTTATTCGTCATAAGCCTCATGGCGTAGTTGCAGTTTTCGGTCCTTATAATTTCCCTGGTCATTTACCAAATGGCCATATCGTGCCTGCATTAATTGCTGGAAATACTATTGTATTTAAGCCTAGTGAATTAACGCCATTAACGGCAGAGGTCACGTTAAAGTTATGGCAAGAAGCCGGGCTTCCCGAAGGTGTACTTAATATGGTACAAGGTGAAGTTTCAACAGGTAAGGCACTGGCGAACCATCCACAAATTGATGGCCTATTTTTTACCGGCAGCTCAACAACAGGTAAATTATTGCATGAGCAATTTGGTGGTCTTCCTGGCAAAATTTTAGCATTAGAGATGGGCGGTAATAACCCGCTAATCATTAAAGATGTTAAAAACACTGATGCCGTAGTACATGACATTTTACAGTCTGCTTTTATTAGCGCAGGTCAACGCTGTACTTGTGCACGTCGTCTATTTATTCAATCAGGTGAACAAGGCGATACAATACTTGCCAAACTGATTGAGTCAACAAAAGCCATTAGTGTTGGTTATTATGATGATGAACAGCAACCATTTATTGGTTCAATGATTTCTGAAAAAGCCGCATTAGGATTAGTAAGCGCTCAAGATAAACTCATCAAACTTGGTGCTAAATCATTAGTTGAATTAACCCATAAAAAGGCAGGTACTGGGTTTGTAACACCAGGTATTTTAGATGTTACTGGTATAGATATTCCAGATGAAGAACATTTTGGTCCCTTATTAAAAGTGTATCGTTATACTGACTTTGACGCTGCCATTGATGAAGGAAATAACACCGCATTTGGTTTATCGGCAGGTTTACTTGCAGACAATGAAGCAGACTATCAACACTTTTTCTCACGTATAAGAGCAGGCATTGTTAACTGGAACAAGCCAATTACAGGTGCTAGTAGCGCCGCACCTTTTGGTGGCATTGGAGACAGTGGCAACCATAGAGCCAGCGCTTATTATGCAGCAGATTATTGTGCATACCCAGTGGCTTCTGTAGAAGCTAACGCCGTATCGTTACCTGAAAACTTATCGCCAGGACTTACCATAAAATAA
- a CDS encoding DUF1338 domain-containing protein, giving the protein MSVEVKKLFDNIWQNYLQVTPSAEKIHQLLGSGSDVINDHVAYRTFNHEKVNIEKLAQHLLALGYKEGGEYHFEAKKLYAKHFEHEDDTLPKVFISELLVEEFSPQAQAIINKVVDHIDASLVATPELLYSGRNWPLSYEEYQTLLAESEYAAWLSAWGYRANHFTVSINYLENFDDIEQVNQCLKDAGYALNASGGEIKGNAEVKLEQSSTMADKAKVEFSDQTVDIPSCFYEFAKRYPLENGKLYTGFVAASADKIFESTNSKI; this is encoded by the coding sequence ATGAGCGTTGAAGTAAAAAAATTATTCGATAATATTTGGCAAAATTATTTACAAGTTACTCCCTCTGCTGAGAAAATTCATCAGTTATTAGGTTCGGGCAGCGATGTGATCAACGATCATGTGGCATATCGCACCTTTAACCACGAAAAAGTAAACATTGAGAAACTTGCCCAACATTTATTAGCACTTGGCTATAAAGAAGGTGGGGAGTATCACTTTGAAGCCAAAAAATTATACGCAAAACACTTTGAGCATGAAGATGATACGTTGCCAAAAGTGTTTATTAGCGAGTTATTAGTGGAAGAGTTTTCTCCGCAAGCTCAAGCTATTATCAATAAAGTAGTTGACCATATTGATGCATCATTAGTAGCAACGCCAGAATTACTGTATTCAGGTAGAAACTGGCCGTTAAGCTATGAAGAATACCAAACCCTGCTAGCAGAAAGTGAATATGCCGCTTGGTTGTCAGCATGGGGGTATCGCGCAAACCACTTCACCGTTAGCATCAACTATTTAGAAAACTTTGATGACATCGAACAAGTTAACCAATGCTTGAAAGATGCAGGTTACGCACTGAACGCTTCAGGCGGTGAGATAAAAGGCAACGCAGAAGTGAAATTAGAACAATCATCCACCATGGCGGATAAAGCTAAGGTTGAATTTTCTGATCAAACCGTTGACATTCCCTCATGCTTTTACGAGTTTGCCAAACGGTATCCTTTAGAGAATGGTAAATTGTATACGGGATTTGTCGCTGCCTCAGCCGACAAGATATTTGAAAGTACCAACTCAAAAATTTAA
- a CDS encoding DUF3718 domain-containing protein, with amino-acid sequence MFIKKVLVSALMITGVAATAQAEKLTASDGSIETSLCMAAANGNRAVMHNQIKASGYSAKFVAKNIACNGENILAFVEKHGKRPEVMIHMIERGEQQVSITDIAQHQAQK; translated from the coding sequence ATGTTTATTAAAAAAGTATTAGTTAGTGCATTAATGATTACAGGTGTTGCCGCGACTGCGCAAGCTGAGAAGTTAACCGCTTCAGATGGCTCAATTGAAACAAGTTTATGTATGGCTGCTGCAAATGGAAATCGCGCGGTGATGCATAACCAGATCAAAGCCTCAGGGTATTCAGCTAAGTTTGTCGCTAAAAATATTGCGTGTAACGGTGAAAATATTTTAGCCTTCGTTGAAAAGCACGGTAAACGTCCAGAAGTGATGATTCACATGATTGAACGTGGTGAACAACAAGTATCAATTACAGATATTGCTCAACATCAAGCACAAAAATAA
- a CDS encoding PAS domain-containing protein has translation MDIQFFESNARRQDSSLRVAVDRIHNKLQHLQSEKQLIQLVTELLCELSESRHVLAFKLSFDDQRTPYFERIAAAESTALSTQPLPCTQHLAINTRTKPLYKAYVANCPTVLHEAELLTEIHPHGEENQQAMMLPVHDVEKPIAMFMLFDAKSPYHINQIVRYIPLFNALNHVRRLLKASPINAHKLTKLEQSFKQNYSLLETLSPNPILILKKDLSIARINPSLEALLGFDNSQLVNEHISKIIPEHHKHQHKLRIALSFQHIGQANKQHITINTAESVPLNLSCSIVKIMEAGEVRILILMLDQHDDHSVQQRYELELARFKALSELVPIGILQTDENWHTRYVNNKWLETLGVERQDVNKLNWTQLFSTEQAESILANLYESLNCHQTFEFEGSIFTNYEKELWIHFEARPLFDMQGNLSGFIASIVDTLFIIILKNV, from the coding sequence ATGGATATACAGTTCTTTGAAAGTAATGCACGACGACAAGATAGCTCTTTAAGGGTTGCCGTAGATCGCATACACAATAAACTTCAACATTTACAATCTGAAAAACAATTAATTCAATTAGTGACAGAACTATTATGTGAATTATCAGAATCACGCCATGTGTTGGCGTTTAAACTTTCTTTTGATGATCAAAGAACCCCTTATTTTGAAAGAATAGCTGCCGCTGAAAGTACAGCGCTAAGTACTCAACCATTGCCCTGCACTCAACATCTCGCCATTAATACTAGAACCAAGCCGCTTTATAAAGCTTATGTTGCTAATTGCCCAACAGTACTGCATGAAGCCGAACTATTAACAGAAATTCATCCTCACGGGGAAGAAAATCAACAAGCGATGATGTTGCCTGTTCATGATGTAGAAAAGCCCATCGCAATGTTTATGTTATTTGACGCTAAATCACCTTATCATATTAATCAAATCGTCCGTTATATTCCGTTATTTAATGCACTGAACCATGTGCGACGTTTACTAAAAGCATCACCTATTAATGCACATAAACTGACCAAACTAGAACAAAGTTTCAAGCAAAATTATTCCTTATTAGAGACGCTTTCACCCAACCCAATTTTAATTCTAAAAAAAGATTTAAGCATCGCCCGAATTAACCCTTCCCTAGAGGCTTTATTAGGGTTTGACAACAGCCAATTAGTGAATGAACACATTAGTAAAATTATTCCTGAACACCATAAGCACCAGCACAAGTTAAGAATAGCACTAAGCTTTCAACATATTGGACAAGCAAATAAACAACACATCACCATCAATACCGCCGAGAGTGTTCCATTAAATTTATCCTGTAGTATTGTAAAAATAATGGAAGCAGGCGAAGTTCGCATTCTGATTTTAATGCTTGATCAACACGATGATCACTCTGTACAACAACGCTACGAGCTAGAATTGGCACGCTTCAAAGCGTTATCTGAGCTTGTACCTATTGGTATTCTTCAAACGGATGAAAATTGGCATACGCGATATGTAAACAATAAATGGCTAGAAACCCTAGGTGTTGAACGGCAGGATGTTAATAAGCTTAATTGGACTCAATTATTTAGCACCGAACAAGCCGAGTCTATTTTAGCTAACTTATATGAATCGTTAAATTGTCATCAAACCTTTGAATTTGAAGGCAGTATTTTCACGAATTATGAAAAGGAATTGTGGATCCACTTTGAAGCCCGACCGCTATTCGATATGCAAGGTAATTTGTCTGGCTTTATAGCCTCTATTGTCGACACACTTTTCATCATAATACTGAAGAACGTTTAA
- a CDS encoding putative bifunctional diguanylate cyclase/phosphodiesterase, translated as MAETDHLTKLPNRLALTNRLANSLERVERRGAMAMLSLDLDGFKNVNDTMGHDAGDKLLVLVANRILKVLRKEDFLARLGGDEFIVLLEQLADSEVASAVANKILNAMNKPFIIESEEVFISSSIGICFALAGQKTTSSLLMKQADIAMYHAKDMGRNTIQYYSSNLDKISRDRLELGNSLHKAVSQKEFELFYQLQINNSEQTIVGLEALLRWRKNGELLIGPEQFIPLLEEIGLIIPVGRFVIKQALTQLAAWISAGKLTKNVAMAVNLSPKQFRDSDLIKFILKCIDDNKLQGNNLVLEVTETTLLQDNKEVTFILKELASCGIKIALDDFGTGYSSLSHLKNYPIAEIKIDRSFISDILTDESDQEITKAVIAMAHALNIDVVAEGIENKEILDEIILMKCVIGQGYFYNKPLPAIDIEALFDNYKP; from the coding sequence ATAGCCGAGACTGACCATTTAACAAAATTACCCAATCGATTAGCGTTAACCAATAGGCTCGCCAATTCGCTAGAGCGTGTAGAACGCCGTGGTGCCATGGCCATGTTAAGTTTAGACCTAGACGGTTTTAAAAACGTGAACGACACCATGGGACACGATGCTGGTGATAAGTTATTAGTGCTTGTTGCCAATAGAATTTTAAAAGTGTTACGCAAAGAAGATTTTCTCGCTAGATTAGGCGGCGATGAGTTCATTGTGTTACTCGAACAATTAGCGGACTCTGAAGTGGCTTCAGCAGTTGCTAACAAAATTTTAAACGCAATGAATAAACCCTTCATTATCGAATCTGAGGAAGTATTTATCTCATCAAGTATCGGTATTTGTTTCGCCCTTGCAGGACAAAAAACTACAAGTTCTCTGCTTATGAAACAAGCAGATATTGCGATGTATCACGCAAAAGACATGGGTCGTAATACCATTCAGTACTATTCATCGAACTTAGACAAAATTTCTCGCGATCGTTTAGAGTTAGGAAATAGCTTGCATAAAGCTGTGAGTCAGAAAGAGTTTGAGCTTTTTTATCAATTACAAATTAATAACTCAGAACAAACCATTGTCGGCCTTGAAGCATTACTTAGATGGCGAAAAAATGGCGAATTACTTATTGGGCCTGAACAATTCATTCCGTTATTAGAAGAAATTGGTTTAATTATTCCCGTCGGGAGATTTGTTATTAAGCAAGCATTAACGCAACTCGCTGCTTGGATCTCAGCAGGAAAATTAACTAAAAATGTAGCGATGGCGGTTAATTTAAGCCCAAAACAATTTCGAGACTCTGATCTCATTAAATTTATATTAAAATGCATTGATGACAATAAGTTACAAGGGAACAATCTCGTACTCGAAGTAACAGAAACCACCTTGTTACAAGATAATAAAGAAGTAACTTTTATTTTAAAAGAACTTGCTAGTTGCGGCATAAAAATAGCGTTAGATGATTTTGGCACAGGTTACTCTTCTTTAAGCCACTTAAAAAATTATCCAATTGCAGAAATAAAAATTGATCGCAGTTTCATTAGCGATATTTTAACCGATGAAAGTGATCAAGAGATCACTAAAGCAGTGATTGCAATGGCACATGCATTAAATATTGATGTTGTAGCTGAAGGCATTGAAAACAAAGAAATACTTGACGAGATTATCCTAATGAAGTGTGTCATAGGTCAAGGCTATTTTTATAACAAACCCTTACCCGCAATTGATATCGAAGCCTTATTTGATAACTATAAGCCTTAG